One window of the Torulaspora delbrueckii CBS 1146 chromosome 6, complete genome genome contains the following:
- the TDEL0F00500 gene encoding PRCC domain-containing protein (ancestral locus Anc_1.511) gives MTSDAQGVFADGHDRLQWDIQESNFRAVKVDPKEMAVTAPKATSVAQAQAVEPVLSTANAPNETFEPATPLADVHDRRNQLTSLVQNARRNEEAIKARNERIKQTKQQARNRYGW, from the coding sequence ATGACTAGTGATGCCCAAGGTGTATTTGCTGATGGTCATGACCGGCTTCAGTGGGATATCCAAGAATCCAACTTTCGAGCGGTGAAAGTTGATCCAAAGGAAATGGCGGTCACTGCACCAAAGGCAACCTCAGTTGCTCAGGCACAGGCAGTTGAGCCAGTTCTTTCGACCGCCAATGCTCCcaatgaaacttttgaacCAGCAACACCGCTTGCCGACGTGCACGATCGCAGAAACCAGCTTACGTCGCTGGTCCAAAATGCACGCCGTAATGAAGAGGCCATTAAAGCTCGTAACGAACGTATCAAACAGACTAAGCAACAGGCCCGTAACCGTTATGGGTGGTAA
- the NTA1 gene encoding amidase (similar to Saccharomyces cerevisiae NTA1 (YJR062C); ancestral locus Anc_1.510) translates to MSSRLSVSLRIAIVQLNPQIGQVSSNISRAWSLINRIKESSNGKSPDLVVFPEFALTGYNFHSRDHILPYATAPDVGQSFKMAQEVSRLFNCYTVIGYPERFENGTKPLLYNSAAVTSPTGELVFNYRKSFLYYTDDDWGCKENPKGFQTFPLHLKQRATDKNGNLQDITLKTSIGICMDLSPYKFTAPFHDYEFATYNVDQGTELIICPMAWLHSSSVTKDEGKLSQKKLQAIRDATEAQGLPIQGSQGQYQFDFDNSKKTVRTSRDVSSSYCDLEQPDMSNVNYWILRFLPFLALRQRESWLWRLEQTRRSYMGATSTKPWKFEGQNAIVVFANRCGIEDASTVFAGSSGVIKFNGSRSDRECEIDSTNKSVELLGNLGKGLEGVLMRDVEFKVAR, encoded by the coding sequence ATGAGCTCAAGACTGTCCGTTAGCCTTCGAATAGCCATCGTTCAACTCAATCCCCAAATAGGACAAGTATCATCGAACATCAGTCGAGCTTGGAGCCTGATCAATCGAATCAAAGAGAGTTCTAATGGAAAGTCCCCCGATTTAGTCGTGTTTCCCGAGTTTGCCCTCACCGGTTACAATTTCCACTCCAGAGACCACATCCTACCCTATGCTACTGCTCCTGACGTTGGTCAGTCCTTCAAGATGGCTCAAGAAGTGTCGAGATTGTTTAATTGTTACACAGTGATCGGATATCCAGAGCGATTCGAGAATGGTACCAAGCCACTGCTGTACAACTCGGCCGCTGTGACCAGTCCAACTGGAGAGCTGGTTTTTAACTACAGGAAGTCATTTTTGTACTACACAGACGACGATTGGGGCTGCAAGGAGAATCCTAAAGGTTTCCAGACTTTCCCACTTCATTTGAAGCAAAGGGCCACTGACAAAAATGGGAATCTCCAGGATATTACTTTGAAGACCTCGATTGGTATTTGTATGGATTTGAGCCCGTATAAATTCACAGCACCATTCCACGACTACGAGTTCGCTACGTACAACGTCGACCAAGGCACAGAGCTGATCATCTGCCCCATGGCATGGCTACACTCGTCTTCGGTCACCAAAGATGAGGGAAAGCTAAGTCAAAAGAAATTACAGGCGATACGAGATGCCACAGAGGCCCAGGGACTTCCGATCCAAGGCTCCCAAGGACAATACCAATTTGATTTCGATAACTCAAAAAAGACAGTGCGTACCTCTCGAGACGTCTCAAGCTCCTATTGCGATTTGGAACAGCCCGATATGTCAAACGTCAATTACTGGATTTTAAGATTCTTGCCATTCTTGGCACTACGACAGAGGGAAAGCTGGCTCTGGAGACTTGAACAAACACGAAGATCGTACATGGGGGCAACATCGACCAAGCCATGGAAATTTGAAGGCCAAAACGCCATCGTCGTCTTTGCCAACAGATGCGGTATTGAAGATGCCAGCACCGTATTCGCCGGTAGCTCTGGTGTAATAAAATTCAACGGTAGCAGGTCCGATCGAGAATGCGAAATTGACTCGACGAACAAGAGCGTGGAGCTTCTGGGAAATCTAGGCAAAGGTTTAGAAGGAGTTCTGATGCGGGATGTCGAATTCAAAGTGGCCAGGTAA
- the CBF1 gene encoding Cbf1p (similar to Saccharomyces cerevisiae CBF1 (YJR060W); ancestral locus Anc_1.508): MMSSMGKRAHGEVEGAVGDEELKRQKQDEGNIDAALLNEVGDDPHHDGGQDNPYDTTAAAVANAAYSDLIQHPGEEKSKRKDNEGVDEEDEEEEEEDMDDHIKDPDHIPEAENEGYGKSKGLDDEDEEDDEDEGKKLFGGMVGNGRRGRKSAPTTGSDEWKRQRKDSHKEVERRRRENINTAINKLSELLPVKESSKATILARAAEYIQKLKETESANIDKWTLQKLLSEQNQSRLTSANDRLQDELGKAYKEIEELKQTLKQAGLPYGESQAGRHDQ; this comes from the coding sequence ATGATGAGTAGTATGGGCAAGAGGGCTCATGGTGAAGTTGAGGGTGCTGTAGGTGACgaggagttgaagagacagAAACAGGACGAGGGGAACATCGATGCTGCTCTTTTAAACGAAGTTGGTGACGATCCGCATCATGATGGTGGTCAGGATAATCCTTATGATACTACTGCAGCTGCAGTGGCCAATGCTGCTTATAGTGATTTGATTCAGCATCCTGGAGAGGAGAAGAGTAAGAGGAAAGATAATGAGGGAGTGGATGAggaggatgaggaagaagaagaggaagatatGGATGACCATATTAAGGACCCCGATCATATACCTGAAGCCGAAAACGAAGGCTATGGGAAGAGTAAAGGcttggatgatgaagatgaagaggacgatgaggatgagggAAAGAAATTGTTTGGTGGAATGGTTGGGAATGGCAGGCGTGGACGTAAGAGTGCTCCAACGACTGGGTCTGATGAGTGGAAGAGACAGCGTAAGGACTCGCATAAGGAAGTTGAACGTAGACGTCGTGAGAATATCAATACTGCAATTAACAAGTTGAGTGAATTGCTTCCTGTGAAGGAGTCTAGCAAAGCTACGATATTGGCCCGTGCTGCAGAGTATatccaaaaattgaaggaaactGAGAGTGCCAATATAGACAAGTGgactttgcaaaaattgttgaGCGAACAGAACCAGTCCCGTTTGACTAGTGCCAATGATAGGCTACAGGATGAGTTGGGTAAGGCTtataaagaaattgaagagcttaaaCAGACTTTAAAACAGGCGGGACTCCCTTATGGGGAGTCACAGGCTGGTAGGCACGATCAGTAG